ACGTCTCTTCTCAAAGGTCCTCACTTGCACACGCTCTCTGGCGGCTGTTGGGAATGATACCAATAGAGAATTAAGgtaaaaaataaagcaaatcaaaataaaacacCAAGATTTACGAGATTCGATCAATTGTGCCTATATCTTCGAAATTACAATCACCATTTGAAAGAAAGAATATAAGATTATGGCGGTCGGGTTAATCAACGTAAGCAACCGGTATCAAAACATGAAGAACCAAACAGGCGGTAGCTCCAAAGTGACCTTGTGAAATCTCAGTGCTGGGGAAGTCATGGCCATTTGCCAGTATGCATACCTCCTTGTGGTCTAAAAAGAAATGACTGGAGATGAAGTCTTGCAAGAGTAGCAGAAGTAATAGAATCCTCatcttgtctttcttttgcAGTAGTGACGGCAGCCACATAAGCTTTTCTTGCTTCTTCCATTTTCTGTAGCTCCATGTCATCCAAATCATCCTGTTTAAAACCAACACAGATCGTTAATTGCATccgataaaataaaatataaactaAAATTCAAAGCCCTTCATCTTTAATATCCTCCCCAATACAGAATAAAAACCAAGCTAACTCAACATCATCATCCATTTCTTTGGGCAGGTAAAAAAATAAGTATAGAGATGATACAAGAAAAGCACCTCATCTAAATGCCCAGAGAAACCAATACTGAGTGGCATATTATAACATAAGCTCATGGCAATGCAAGTATAGAAATAACATAGATCAACTGTATCTTCTTATCACTGTCTTCTTCCATAGTTACTCTGTTAGAATCTATGTACTGCAACATGCAAGAAAAAACCAGAAGAGAAGTAGGGAGGAGGCAAAGGTGAGGGATATAGAGGACCAAATGAATGATGCGCTATGGAGACAAAGTCATAATAAGCAAAATATATAGAGAAGGTTGGATTTCCCAGGCTTACAATGGAAGGAAGATGCTCAAAACGATATGGTGTGATATCATAATCATCAGCATATGCAGTTGAACCATCTTTCGCCAAGCCTTCAAAGACAAGCATAAATGATGAGATCTCCCCTTGCATAGAGTATAACTCTTCCTGGAGCTTCTCCACTTTCCGATTAGATATTGTCACTTCCCACTGTAACTTCTCCAGTGCAGCTTGCTTGTCTGCAAGCTTAATCTGTGGAGCATAGACATGTGTATGGTCACCATGAAGCAGAGGGTAATAATATAAATGAGACTCGAGAGTCTTTGGTTATCCTATATGGACCGAAACTAGAAGCGTAACTCACAATGACCAAcaattgaaattttcattttcctgATAAATGACGGCAGTGATATAGTACCTTTGCATCAGAGAGTTGTACTTGAGTAGACTTAATTAAGGAGTCCTTTTCTGCAGCCAGGTGTTTCAGTTCGTCAACTCTTTTGTGAACATCATTCATCTGGTTCTTTGAGATCTCTGCTGACTTCAAAAGGCCATCCTTCTCTAATAACTTCCTCTGCAGTTCCTCCACTTGTTCCCTCGAAGCAACCAACTCTTCCTGGTCCTTTTCCGATGCCAAAGCCATAgaggaaaatattgaaaaaCTGTCAGCATCATGATCATTGCTAACAGTTTTACTCAAGTTCCCAcggtcctttttctttttcacaggAATAGAGTGAGTTGCATTCCTTCCTTTAGAATCCACCTTCAACACAGAAGAACAGCAATATCAAGCAAATCGTATTTGAAAAACAAACCACATCTTTTGAGATGACAAGTCAAAATAATGTTGAGGCTGTTAGCTTGAAAAATGAACCAGTTAACTGCAAAAGGAAAACTTCACAAAGAAAATCCAAGATTCTTAATTGAAACCTTATCctagtttatttcttttacaaaaatttctcaactaACTTCAAGAACGGCAACCAAACGTGCACAAAACCCCAATCATCTTTGGAAAccatcaataaaaaatatatgttcATCTCGCGGACGTAGTTGTGCCATTAGAAAGATCGCAGTATTACTTTTGGTTTCCGGAAATATGAAGAAGGATTAGTAAAATGACATTGATAACTATGGATAAAGGGATGTACTAAATTTGCTATACTCATCGGCATACCAATGTCGTCTGCAAACTACAATGATATTTGTTACTTACAGTTTTCTTCATTTCCTTTTCTTGTAATTTATTTTTGCTTACTCCACCCTCTTGTAAGGTAACAAAATCCAATGGAAGATCCCATTCATCCTATTTCTAATAATATGTTCACACTAGCAGGACCAGTTATGGTAAATGACCTCCATATCAATAATGCTGCTTATCTACTGGCAAATTTCCTTGCATTGCCATGACATCTCAATCACAATATCACATTAAAACTGTTGCGCTAGGACTCAGGAAGGACAAATAAATTCTCAACTAGTTTTGTATGATTGCAACTTTGCAAGCTATCTCAGCAGCATCAAACCTATAGTTAACCACTTTCGCTCCAAAATTGGCTAAGAAGAACAACAAATAAATGGAGCATTGATACGATAATATCCATCCGATGGTGTAATATTAACTAAAGAATCAAGCCAGAAAGACaaaaattaccaaaaatattaattgtaAGCTTACTTTTCTGTATAAGGATTCCCTCGAGGGGGTCTTGGTGTAGGCCATCGAACCACGCCGAGTAAATGAAGTGCTTGCTTTCCCATCCTGACCAAATTCAGAAGGAAAAACACTGAGTAAGTTGAGAATTCTTCTCATCTCATTCAAAAAATGTCCCTATTGTTGAAAGAAACAAAGTAAGAGAGGCAGTGATTCGATGTCATTCCTTTCCCAGCTCTTTCGCCCCGATAATCTCAGAAACCACACAAAAGCCAAGTAACTTCAAAATTGACGCACCAGTAGAGCAAAAACCCAACCCAATTGACCCTAAGATCCAAGTTTGCACATATTAAAGAAACAGAGGGGGAGAGACATTACGATGAGCGACTGGACGAGAGGGACCATCTCGACGAGGTTGTTGAAAAGCACCCGATCGAAATCTCCGTTCGACGAGAGTAACGACTGATTTTGCAGGTGAGTCGGGGAGGAGTCGTCGTCCTGCCTGGAAAGCCATGATTTTGGGTCACCGAGACCCGAATTATCTTGCAAATCTACATAGTGTTGCGGATCATACATGGTTATCGACTGCAAAATCAAGTTTTGTCGTTCGATTCCGGAAAAATGCACAAGAGGAATaccaggaaaagaaagaaacactAGTGGGTGGGCGACTGACTAAGAGAGAAGAACTGCAGACTTGTATGGAGACTTGGGTTTGAACTTCGTTTCTGTATCACGAAGACGGATATCAGCTCTACCAAAATGTCCCTATAATTATAACCGTTGGGAGTAGGAACCGTGGGGGAGTCggggtggaaaaaaaaaccctttttaTGTCGGTTTTGGGTCGGACAAGTACACatctttatgaaatatttacatgtttagATTCTAATTCGAATTAGttttggacgtacttaattatTGATCAAACCCGAATTagtttaaattcggacaagtaaatcagacaataatctaattcaaATTAGGGTTCGGATAAGATTTCTGTGTTTGGATCCTGACCTAGTTTTAAACCcgacaaaaattttgtatttagacccagattttgaacatattacttatgtccaaacttcaTTTAATTCGGAttggacaaattcaatcatacaAATCAGACAAAATTTTGCCACCCCTTATTGAGAGTTGGTTTCTTTCCCATAATTTTGGACTCGTTTCAGTCCTTTGGGAGTAGGTTTCTTTCCCATAATCGTGGGGTAGGGGTATTTTGCTTTGGAGTAGGCCGGTGGAGTAAACCCTCGAATATGTGCACTGCTCTCTTAGAAGTACCCTGTACAGAATCAAGGTAAGTTGCTGACATTTTATCAGAGGATGTGGCTTTAAAGTATTGATGCGAGATTTCGAACTTAAaatccataaatttacatagAATATCAAGAACCAACTCGGCCAACTCCTACATTGCTATTGCTTTGGGTTTTTGCTCACTTTTTAaccagtttttattttttattttttatcataacGGGCTCTTGCTTGCTTAAATAGCAAGGCTAACAAAGTGGAACATGCAATTGTATCTTTGAAGTGATGTACTTCAAGGCACAGAGTCAACCATGACAAGCCAGCCAAATCTTTATAATGGACTGAAGACCAGAAGTGAGGATGCAACCTAGCAATCACACAAGGCcttcaagaacacaaaaatgTGCAAGGGCACAAAGAAATGGGCCGGAATATCATGCCAGGTCTCTAAGGAAGGAccatattttttctttacagTTCAGTTTACAGGTAAAGGTGGGTGAGAATGCCAAACTAAACTGCATGCAAAACCAACCAGTACACACATGGTCAGAGAGGGAGTGAGAGACGGTTCTGTATATGGGGGAAATTTGAAAAGGAAACATATCCGTAGAAGTGAAGCATTGCAACTTCTCAGCTTGAATCAGTTGGCCAGAAGAGCACTGATCAAGTAAAGTAAATGATATGTGCTAAATGGAGTCTTGGTAATGTTTTAtattcagataaaaaaaaaagaagatgttgAAAACAGTCTGCGGGCTCAATGATACATTCGCAACAAAATCCCTACCTCAGCAAAAACATCATAGACAGTTGAGGAAACTCTAAATCAGGATACAAACTAAAGTCGGAGTTAGCAGAACGACAAGTGTTCGAATATGGAGGAAATAATCAGTGTATGCATGCACCAGTAACATTCTTTACATAGGCAACAAAAGATATGAAGGAAATAATCAATGTATGCATACAACAGTAACATTATTTACATAGGCAACAGAAGATATTGCAATGACTGCTAATAGATGAAACAATCAGTAAGTTTGTTTCCTAAGATGCATTTCTTCCTATTTTATCCTGTACTCAAAATCTTTCCTTTCATTCCTCAGTACTCATCACAAGGTTCCCATAGATTTGAGGCAGATACTCCCCCAACTTACCTTTGCGAGTCTAACAGTAAGATGTTGCTAAGGCCTTTGTAAATCAGCCAACAGctaaataacaaaaatatcatcatCTTGGATTCTTGGACATAAAGAAAAACGAAGAATCGATCCAAATGGTAGATTTCCATAAAGCAGCTTtccaaattttaattttatcagTATCATTGAACAACTTCTTCCAAATTGGATCGTAAAGACAATGAATGAAAAGTATTAAGAAAACTGGGTGGGGTTTACAAATATTCCAATACCATCACAGAAAAATTACTCTTCCAAAGGTACAACATCAAAAGACATTATTCAAAGTAAAAATTCCATAACTAAAAGCTCCAATGAAAAGATTTAGAACATATTCTCTAAAAGGATAATCCAATCTCATTAAAAGAACTAGCAACGGAAAGAGGACAGAATGCGAAAAAGTAGTAAAGATTTACAGACATACATACATGTGCAATTATTTGCCTCACAAAAAACCTGGTAAGACAGGAAGAGAAAGATTACATACATTTCCATTCAAGCAGAACTACTTCCTTCTCTAAGTTGCTTTATTGCAGCATATAATTTCCTTCAAGGCCCGACAGCAAATACACCCATCTCCTTGAGATCATCAAGAGTGAGCAGCGGCAAAACTTCTTCATCCACCTCATGCATTTTAAACACACCGGCATACTTGCCAAACCCAAGCTGCTCCAACCATCTACTAACACCATCTGCATCACCAACTCTAAGTCCCATCTCATCCCATTTGCCACTAGAGTTGTTCCCTTCACAACAAGCATCATCCTTCCAAGCATCATTTGCAATGCATTGTTGCCCCAAGTCATGATTGATTTCACCAATGTCATATTCACTAGCCTCTTTGCTCATGACTGGTGTTTCATGATCTGATATATCCTTACGATAAATAGAGAAATCATTATCATTACATGCTTCCAACATGAAGCCAGAAAACTCCTTTTCACTAAAATGTCTCCCATTGTTGTCAA
This DNA window, taken from Tripterygium wilfordii isolate XIE 37 chromosome 20, ASM1340144v1, whole genome shotgun sequence, encodes the following:
- the LOC119986630 gene encoding protein MICROTUBULE BINDING PROTEIN 2C-like; translation: MYDPQHYVDLQDNSGLGDPKSWLSRQDDDSSPTHLQNQSLLSSNGDFDRVLFNNLVEMVPLVQSLIDGKASTSFTRRGSMAYTKTPSRESLYRKVDSKGRNATHSIPVKKKKDRGNLSKTVSNDHDADSFSIFSSMALASEKDQEELVASREQVEELQRKLLEKDGLLKSAEISKNQMNDVHKRVDELKHLAAEKDSLIKSTQVQLSDAKIKLADKQAALEKLQWEVTISNRKVEKLQEELYSMQGEISSFMLVFEGLAKDGSTAYADDYDITPYRFEHLPSIDDLDDMELQKMEEARKAYVAAVTTAKERQDEDSITSATLARLHLQSFLFRPQGGMHTGKWP